A single Pseudodesulfovibrio aespoeensis Aspo-2 DNA region contains:
- the amrB gene encoding AmmeMemoRadiSam system protein B has protein sequence MDRQPVVAGRFYDVDPARLFGQVDGFLSQGAPRGGQTLLAMVPHAGYVYSGAVCGQTLAQASLARTVLLLGPNHTGLGQPFALWPDGAWHIPGGSVPVDVELATALLGADPRIAPDTAAHLREHSLEVVLPFLYRLDPLVSIVPLAIASHVFEDVAGVGRAIGRAIKAFGHPVSIVVSSDMSHYISHDQARRLDALALEAAVSLDPRGLFDAVRAHSISMCGVLPMTAGLYAALEMGATRGELAAYATSGEVSGDFDQVVGYAGVLVD, from the coding sequence ATGGACAGGCAGCCAGTGGTGGCCGGACGTTTCTACGATGTTGATCCCGCGCGTCTTTTCGGCCAGGTGGACGGATTTCTTTCGCAGGGCGCGCCCAGGGGCGGGCAGACCCTCCTGGCCATGGTGCCCCATGCCGGATATGTCTATTCCGGCGCGGTCTGCGGCCAGACGCTGGCCCAGGCCTCCCTGGCCCGGACCGTGCTCCTGCTCGGCCCCAACCACACCGGGCTGGGTCAGCCCTTTGCCCTGTGGCCGGACGGCGCATGGCACATTCCGGGTGGTTCCGTGCCTGTGGATGTCGAGCTTGCAACGGCCCTGTTGGGAGCCGACCCGCGTATCGCCCCGGACACCGCCGCCCACCTGCGCGAGCATTCGCTGGAGGTGGTGCTGCCGTTCCTGTACCGGCTCGATCCGTTGGTTTCCATCGTCCCCCTGGCCATTGCCTCGCACGTCTTCGAGGATGTGGCGGGCGTTGGCCGGGCCATCGGTCGGGCGATCAAAGCCTTTGGGCACCCCGTGTCCATCGTGGTCAGCTCGGACATGAGCCACTATATTTCCCACGATCAGGCCAGGCGGCTCGATGCCCTGGCCCTTGAGGCGGCGGTATCCCTTGACCCGCGCGGGCTCTTCGACGCCGTGCGCGCCCACTCCATCTCCATGTGCGGGGTGCTGCCCATGACCGCCGGGCTGTACGCGGCCCTGGAGATGGGTGCCACCAGGGGCGAACTGGCTGCCTATGCCACCTCAGGCGAGGTGTCCGGCGATTTCGATCAGGTGGTCGGCTACGCGGGCGTGCTGGTGGACTGA
- the pnp gene encoding polyribonucleotide nucleotidyltransferase, whose translation MLKPFDVTSLTTQVGGIDITIESGKYARQASGAVTIKSGGTVILVTSTTQPIEVDRGFFPLTCNYQEMAYAAGRVPGNYFRREGRPSERETLISRLIDRPIRPLFAKGFADEVQIIATVLSADKHVNPDVLALTGASAATHISKMPFLGPIVGARVGYVDNQFVLFPSYKGMEELSSLNLIFAATREAMVMVEGGANFVSEDLVADALAWGHEQVKPLFDIQDELRSLVGVPKMEITAPIQDAELVSFLGEFISDDLRAAVTTPEKMVRYAAKDAAKQKAKQAVAEKFPEDAAKLKAVSDIVGDLTKKIVRERIVKEGLRIDGRDTTTVRALSIETGVLPMTHGSCLFRRGETSALAVATLGSTRDEQRYDSLLGDATKRFMLHYNFPPYCVGEARMLRGTSRREVGHGALAERAIAPVLPNQDEFPFTIRVVSEIMESNGSSSMASVCGATLSLMDAGVPISAPVAGIAMGLCKENEQFFVLTDILGDEDALGDMDFKVAGTRDGITSIQMDIKISGIPSDVLRKALYQAKDARVHILDHMAEVLAEPRAELSDLAPQMAIVHIDPEKIRSVIGPGGKNIKAITAETEADIDIEDSGKISIFAPTLASMEKAKAMVLYYDQKPEPGKDYLGTVRKVLEVGALVEILPGQEGMLHVSQLDIERVERVEDVVQLGQEVWVTCIALEPGGRIRLSRKAWLMKQAGQEVDIDEFKRPAPRSGDRDGARRDDRGRGPRRDDRGGRDDRGGDRGGRGRR comes from the coding sequence ATGCTGAAACCATTTGACGTCACAAGCCTGACCACACAGGTCGGCGGTATCGACATCACCATCGAGTCCGGCAAATATGCCAGACAGGCCAGCGGAGCCGTGACCATCAAGTCCGGCGGCACCGTCATCCTGGTCACATCCACCACCCAGCCCATCGAGGTGGACCGCGGCTTCTTCCCCCTGACCTGCAACTATCAGGAGATGGCCTACGCCGCAGGCCGCGTGCCGGGCAACTACTTCCGCCGCGAAGGCCGCCCGTCCGAGCGCGAGACCCTGATCTCCCGGCTCATCGACCGGCCCATCCGGCCCCTGTTCGCCAAGGGCTTTGCCGACGAGGTCCAGATCATTGCCACGGTCCTGTCAGCTGACAAGCACGTCAACCCCGACGTGCTGGCCCTGACCGGCGCGTCCGCCGCGACCCACATCTCCAAGATGCCCTTCCTCGGCCCCATCGTGGGCGCGCGAGTCGGATACGTGGACAACCAGTTCGTACTTTTCCCGTCCTACAAGGGCATGGAAGAGCTCTCCAGCCTCAACCTGATCTTCGCCGCCACGCGCGAGGCCATGGTCATGGTCGAGGGCGGTGCCAACTTCGTCAGCGAAGACCTGGTGGCCGACGCCCTGGCCTGGGGCCATGAGCAGGTCAAGCCGCTCTTTGACATCCAGGACGAGCTGCGCTCCCTGGTGGGCGTTCCCAAAATGGAGATCACTGCGCCCATTCAGGATGCGGAACTGGTCTCCTTCCTGGGCGAGTTCATCTCCGACGACCTGCGCGCCGCCGTGACCACGCCAGAAAAGATGGTCCGCTACGCGGCCAAGGACGCCGCCAAGCAGAAGGCCAAGCAGGCCGTGGCCGAAAAGTTCCCCGAGGACGCGGCCAAGCTCAAGGCTGTCAGCGACATCGTGGGCGACCTGACCAAGAAGATCGTGCGCGAGCGCATCGTCAAGGAAGGGCTGCGCATCGACGGTCGCGACACCACCACGGTCCGCGCCCTGTCCATCGAGACCGGCGTGCTGCCCATGACCCACGGCTCCTGCCTGTTCCGCCGCGGCGAGACCAGCGCCCTGGCCGTGGCCACCCTGGGCTCCACCCGCGACGAGCAGCGCTACGACTCCCTGCTGGGCGACGCCACCAAGCGGTTCATGCTCCACTACAACTTCCCGCCCTATTGCGTGGGCGAGGCCCGCATGCTGCGCGGCACCAGCCGCCGCGAAGTGGGCCACGGAGCCCTGGCCGAACGCGCCATCGCCCCGGTCCTGCCCAATCAGGACGAGTTCCCGTTCACCATCCGCGTGGTCTCGGAGATCATGGAGTCCAACGGCTCCTCCTCCATGGCCTCGGTCTGCGGCGCAACCCTGTCCCTGATGGATGCGGGCGTGCCCATCTCCGCCCCGGTGGCGGGCATCGCCATGGGCCTGTGCAAGGAGAACGAGCAGTTCTTCGTGCTCACCGACATCCTCGGTGACGAGGACGCCCTGGGCGACATGGACTTCAAGGTGGCGGGCACCCGCGACGGCATCACCTCCATCCAGATGGACATCAAGATCTCCGGCATCCCGTCCGATGTCCTGAGAAAGGCCCTGTATCAGGCCAAGGACGCACGCGTTCACATCCTCGACCACATGGCCGAGGTGCTGGCCGAACCCCGCGCCGAACTGTCCGATCTGGCCCCGCAGATGGCCATTGTGCACATCGACCCGGAGAAGATCCGCTCGGTCATCGGACCCGGCGGCAAGAACATCAAGGCGATCACCGCCGAGACCGAGGCCGACATCGACATCGAGGATTCCGGCAAGATCTCCATCTTCGCCCCGACCCTCGCCTCCATGGAAAAGGCCAAGGCCATGGTCCTCTACTACGACCAGAAGCCCGAACCGGGCAAGGACTACCTCGGCACAGTCCGCAAGGTGCTCGAAGTGGGCGCCTTGGTCGAAATCCTGCCCGGCCAGGAAGGCATGCTCCACGTCTCCCAGCTCGACATCGAGCGCGTGGAACGCGTGGAAGACGTGGTCCAGCTCGGCCAGGAAGTCTGGGTCACGTGCATCGCACTCGAGCCCGGCGGACGCATCCGCCTCTCCCGCAAGGCGTGGCTCATGAAACAGGCGGGCCAGGAAGTGGACATCGACGAGTTCAAGCGCCCTGCCCCGCGCAGCGGTGACCGGGACGGCGCACGCCGCGACGATCGCGGACGCGGACCGCGCCGCGATGACCGCGGTGGCCGTGACGACCGTGGCGGCGACCGCGGAGGCCGTGGCCGCCGCTAG